GGGAAATGGATCGGTCCTGTTGCGTGTGGCGCGCGCCTTATCCTACAAACGGAGCATGAGCGAAACGATCTATTTTCCGCGCCACCTGATCCTGGCCGGGGCGATGGCCGCCGGCGTGCTGCTGGCGCTGGCGGTGCACATGCTCGGCGCCCGCTACGGCCTCGATCTCGGCGGCCTGTGGCAGACCGAGAGCGGCGCCTTCATGCCGGCGGGATCGGCGATCGCCTGGTGGCTGATCGCCACCGTCGGCTTCTCCTCGGGCTATTTCATCGCCAACATCATGCACAGCGCGGTATCGGGCGAGATCCCGCAGCGGATGCGCAACTTCCTGGTCGTGGTCGGCGTGCTGATGCTGGCCGGCATCGGCCAGGCGATCTCCGGCCCGAGCCCGGTGCCGTCGGCCTCGGGTGTGCTGGCCGGCCTCGCCGCGCTCTGCCTCGGCGCCCTGATGGCGTTCTGCGGCGCCAATTTCGCGTTGCGTAAGAGCTGACGCGTGGCATCCGGATGCGACGACGCCGCGCGGGATGTCCGCGCGGCGTTTTGTCTCATCGGCAGGTGACGCGATCAGCTCGCGGCGCGCAGATTGACGCTGGTCTCGGCGAGCTTGGTCAGCTTCATGTCGGTCGCCTTCTCCTCGTCGAGCGTCTTCTGCAGGACGGCGGCACAGTCGCTGCGGCCGAGTTGCTTGGCCCAGGCGATCAGGCTGCCATAGCGGGTGATCTCGTAGTGCTCGGCCGCCTGGGCGGCGTTGATCAGCGCTGCGTCCAGCACCGCCTTGTCGTCGACCTCGCCGGCGACCTCGTCGGCCTCCTCGATGATGCCGTCGATCGCCGGACAGTCGACCGCCTTGGCCGCGATGCCGTGCATCTTGAACACCTGTTCGAGACGCGTCACATGCGTCTTCGTCTCATCGAGATGGGTCAGAAAGCCCTGCTTGAGCTTCTGATCCGTCGCCTTGTCCGCCATCTTCGGCAGCGCTTTGACGAGCTGGTTCTCGGCGTAATAGATGTCCTGCAGCTGATGAACGAACAGATCGTTCATCGTCTTGATGTCCTTGGTGAACAGTCCCATTTGTTTCACGTCCTCTCGGTTCGGAACATGGCAGGTCCCTCCCCTGACCGATCGTCGCCATGTTCGCTGTGCGCTAACCGGCGGCTACGGCGGTTGTTCCGGCGTGCCGCCCCTGCCGAACCGGTCGCAGGGACGAGGGTTCTCGTGAACCGCGCGGGCGACCAGTTGGACCGAATTGAGGCGGACGGGCCACCAGCTATGTGACCGGAGTGTGACAGACCTGCGCCGCATGGGTCGGAGCTGAGCTGTGTCAAGGACTGCACAAGGCGCGCATTTTAGCATAAGGAACAAGCTGTCACGAATTGCCCGCCTATCGATCAATGGTTTCGCCTCTTTTCCAAGATCTAGTACCGCCCCGCCGGGAGGATGAATGCAGCGCCTGCTGACCACGCTTGGGCGTGGCTTCAAGAAATGGATCGGCTGGAAGCGGCTGGGGATTGCAGCGAGCCTTGCGATCATCGCCTTCGCGATCACGACACTCGTGCGCACGCTGAAGGGCGTCGATGCCGGCGTCATCCTGACCGCGCTCACCGAAATCCCGCCCGGTCACATCGCCCTCGCGGCCTTGTGTGTGGTCGGCGCGTTCTGCACGCTGACCTTCTATGACTATTTTGCACTGCGAACAATTGGCAAGAAACACGTGCCCTATCGCATCGCGGCGATGAGCGCCTTCACCAGCTATTCGATCGGCCACAACATCGGCGCCACCGTGTTCACCGGCGGCGCCATCCGGTTCAGGATCTACTCCGACTACGGCCTGTCCGCGATCGACGTCGCCAAGATCTGCTTCCTGTCAGGCCTGACCTTCTGGCTCGGCAATCTGTTCGTACTCGGCATCGGCATGACCTTGCATCCGGCCGCC
This region of Bradyrhizobium sp. SZCCHNS1050 genomic DNA includes:
- a CDS encoding ferritin-like domain-containing protein — its product is MGLFTKDIKTMNDLFVHQLQDIYYAENQLVKALPKMADKATDQKLKQGFLTHLDETKTHVTRLEQVFKMHGIAAKAVDCPAIDGIIEEADEVAGEVDDKAVLDAALINAAQAAEHYEITRYGSLIAWAKQLGRSDCAAVLQKTLDEEKATDMKLTKLAETSVNLRAAS